Genomic DNA from Leishmania mexicana MHOM/GT/2001/U1103 complete genome, chromosome 15:
ACGAGGCCGTTGTGCTCCATCTATTTCCTTCAAAGACATCGACCAGAGAGACCGGCTCCGTAGGGCcgccactcccccccccaataaaaaaaagagagaactGCAGACgaacacatacacgcacgaTGCTCGCTTCGACCCCTGGCAGCAACTTCGGGGGCGCCGTCGCATCCTCGAACAGCAGTGGCggccagcagccgcagcgtcgcatGCATCCCATTCGCCCCCTCACGATCAAGCAGATGCTGGAGGCTCAGagcgttggcggcggtgttcTGGTCGTGGACGGCCGCGAGGTGACGCAGGCGACCGTCGTTGGCCGTGTGGTGGGCTACGAGAACGCCAACATGGCCTCgggtggtggcgccatcACTGCCAAGCACTTTGGGTACCGAATTACCGACAACACGGGCATGCTCGTCGTGCGCCAGTGGATCGATGCAGACAGGATGCAGGAGCCACTTCCCCTTAACACGCAGGTACGCGCGTCTGGTACGGTGAATGTGTGGCAGCAGACCCCCATCGTCACCGGCACCGTGGTGAGTATGGCGGACAGCAATGAAATGAATTACCACATGCTGGACGCCATTCTCACGCACTTGCGTCTGACACAGGGCAACAAGCGTGCCCCGAGCAGTGGTGTCTCGATACAGAACACGGCCTCGGCCGTCGGCATGCACAACATGCTGCCTGGCGGCGACAACAAGGTGCTGCTGACAGACCTCCTGGTCTCTTTCATCAagcagcacggcagcagcggtgccggcatGTCGATGGATGAGCTGACGATGTCGGCGCAGCGCTACGGCTTCACCCACGGTGACGTGCGCACGGCGATGAGAACGCTGGCAGCGGAGGGGAAGGTGTACCAGACCCACGACAACCGCTTCAACATCTGAGAAAATACGTGCGTCGCCGAATatcatcaccaccaccacgaccagTACGACTCATGTGCGCTCTCCTCATCTGTTGCCGTTACTCCCGCCTCCTTCCTCCACCCGCCAGCCTCAtggtggcgggaggggagggggtaaaCACTCACACTTCTCGGTGGACGGCATCCCAGGGTCTCCCGTACGCCCCCATCCTGCCAGTGCCGGAACCGCTTGTGGCCGGTGGCAGGCGCATGTGCCTAGCACGTGCGGAGGCCAcagcgatgcgccgccgccgatatGCCGGCAGTCGGGCGCTGGATGGCGCGGCATCGGGGCGCCCTGCAACGGTGCACGCGTTGGTGCGCCCGCATGACGGGCACAGCGCCAACCTCACTCGAGCGCaccccacccggccctcactgccTACGGGATGGGGGAGCCTGCGCGCCACGCCGAGGGGGGTGCACCGGGTGGCGACCGGGAtgatgggagcggctgcgaggcgacccgcggcgcggtggtgcgtagagtgtgaggcagaggccgtgctctcagCTGGCTGGGACGGCTgcatggcggcgacgcgtgtGTGAGCGGCATGCTTCGCACGAGGCGACGGGGCCTTCTGTAGCAGGCTGGCGAGTGGTGGAcggtgggtggtgtggagCGGCGTTTGACTCGTGTTGCGTGGGGCAGAGAAGAGGCACATGTTGAAAAGACTGGTACGCTACGCGGCAGTTCTCTCTGcctcacccctcctcccctttgcGTGTTTCGCAACCCCCTGGCGGACCTCGCTGAgtcgtgtgtggtgtggtgtccGGGTCTGTGTGCTTTTCCCCGTGTGTTTGCTGCTTGTAGGCCGTTGCGGGGCGGCTC
This window encodes:
- a CDS encoding putative replication Factor A 28 kDa subunit, translated to MLASTPGSNFGGAVASSNSSGGQQPQRRMHPIRPLTIKQMLEAQSVGGGVLVVDGREVTQATVVGRVVGYENANMASGGGAITAKHFGYRITDNTGMLVVRQWIDADRMQEPLPLNTQVRASGTVNVWQQTPIVTGTVVSMADSNEMNYHMLDAILTHLRLTQGNKRAPSSGVSIQNTASAVGMHNMLPGGDNKVLLTDLLVSFIKQHGSSGAGMSMDELTMSAQRYGFTHGDVRTAMRTLAAEGKVYQTHDNRFNI